The Thomasclavelia ramosa DSM 1402 genome includes a region encoding these proteins:
- a CDS encoding transporter substrate-binding domain-containing protein, translating to MKKLLKVLLVCTMAFTLAACGGNSGSDGTKEILIGISPDYPPYESLEGKDMVGFDIDMTKELFKIMNDNGGNYEYKFKQMSFDTISTSLISDQIDLGISGFTMHKDWDVLWSDKYNDSRQVALVANDSTITTKADLEGKNIGAQLAATGESVANDIKDAKVKAVKDVKVLIETLNSGGIDAIILDEAVAKNYVEQGGYKMLDETLLEEENLIIANKGSEDLIKDINKALAEFIKSDKYQELKTKWGA from the coding sequence ATGAAGAAATTATTAAAAGTATTATTAGTATGTACGATGGCATTTACACTTGCTGCCTGCGGCGGAAACAGCGGTAGTGATGGTACGAAAGAAATTTTGATTGGGATTTCTCCAGATTATCCACCATATGAGTCTTTAGAGGGCAAAGATATGGTTGGATTTGATATTGATATGACTAAAGAGTTGTTTAAAATTATGAATGATAACGGTGGTAATTATGAATATAAATTTAAACAAATGTCATTTGATACAATTTCTACAAGTCTGATTTCTGATCAAATTGATTTAGGAATTTCTGGATTTACAATGCATAAAGACTGGGATGTATTATGGTCAGACAAATACAATGATTCTAGACAAGTTGCTTTAGTTGCTAATGATAGTACAATTACTACTAAAGCTGATTTAGAGGGTAAAAATATTGGAGCTCAATTGGCTGCTACTGGTGAAAGTGTAGCTAATGATATTAAAGATGCTAAAGTTAAAGCAGTAAAAGATGTTAAAGTTTTAATTGAAACTTTAAATTCTGGTGGGATTGATGCAATCATCTTAGATGAAGCAGTTGCTAAAAACTATGTAGAACAAGGCGGATATAAGATGTTAGATGAAACTTTATTAGAAGAAGAAAATTTAATCATCGCTAATAAAGGAAGTGAAGATTTAATTAAAGACATCAACAAAGCACTTGCTGAATTCATTAAATCAGATAAATATCAAGAATTAAAAACTAAGTGGGGAGCATAA
- a CDS encoding amino acid ABC transporter permease, which yields MDALVAFCTADNLIFLLQGAGKSLLLAACALFFGLILGVLGAAAKISKHKILRLIGNVYVELIRGTPMLLQILFLYIAFPLLMRSITGERFIPDPYVCGAIAMSINSGAYSTELIRSGIMGVDKGQWEACEVLGLNYTQTMKLIILPQAFKRIIPPIVSEFITLIKDSSLISVLGATELLYSAQILGANTFNLIPPLLASAVLYLIMTLTTSYFARKIERRLSVSD from the coding sequence GTGGATGCATTAGTTGCTTTTTGCACAGCAGACAATTTGATTTTTTTACTACAAGGGGCTGGTAAATCTTTATTACTAGCCGCTTGTGCTTTGTTTTTTGGCCTTATTCTTGGGGTTTTAGGTGCTGCTGCAAAAATTTCAAAACATAAAATACTAAGACTTATTGGAAATGTTTACGTTGAATTGATACGTGGAACGCCCATGTTGTTACAAATACTTTTTCTCTATATTGCTTTTCCGTTATTAATGCGTTCGATTACTGGGGAAAGATTTATTCCTGATCCATATGTTTGTGGTGCTATTGCGATGAGTATTAATAGTGGTGCATATTCGACAGAATTGATCCGTAGTGGAATTATGGGAGTTGATAAAGGTCAATGGGAAGCTTGTGAAGTATTAGGACTAAATTATACACAAACAATGAAATTAATCATTTTGCCTCAGGCGTTTAAAAGAATCATTCCTCCAATCGTCAGTGAGTTCATTACTTTAATTAAAGATTCATCACTAATTTCGGTTCTAGGAGCAACTGAATTATTATATTCAGCACAAATTTTGGGGGCGAATACATTTAATTTGATTCCGCCATTATTGGCCTCTGCTGTATTATATTTAATTATGACCTTAACAACATCTTATTTTGCGAGAAAGATAGAAAGGCGGTTATCTGTAAGTGATTAA
- a CDS encoding HAD hydrolase family protein, protein MRKYFFFDIDGTLTNSNPGGIILPSTFETLDKLRKNGHFVAIATGRAHWMAMDFSHESKIDNLVCDGGNGLVINGELLGIEPLDKNICLEIIDECIEKKFPFGVSLGDVPELYTCNEWLSNFKMHTKIIVDPQIDFHRVDNIYKIFIMATHKQEAELTAIHKLGYMRYHGDQLIVEPLEKYRGILKMIEIQGGKPEDIVVFGDGHNDISMMRQAPISIAMGNAIDEVKEVATYITKSNQEDGIEYACKHFGWID, encoded by the coding sequence ATGAGAAAATATTTCTTTTTTGACATTGACGGAACATTAACTAATAGTAATCCTGGGGGAATTATTTTACCCTCAACTTTTGAAACATTAGATAAGTTAAGAAAAAATGGTCATTTTGTTGCAATTGCGACAGGAAGAGCGCACTGGATGGCAATGGATTTTAGTCATGAATCAAAAATTGATAATCTAGTTTGTGATGGGGGAAATGGTTTAGTCATAAATGGAGAATTACTAGGAATTGAACCATTAGATAAAAATATTTGTTTAGAAATAATTGATGAGTGCATAGAAAAGAAATTTCCTTTCGGTGTATCTTTAGGGGATGTTCCTGAACTATATACATGTAATGAGTGGCTAAGTAATTTTAAAATGCATACAAAAATTATTGTAGACCCACAGATTGATTTTCATCGGGTTGATAATATTTATAAGATTTTTATTATGGCTACACACAAGCAGGAAGCTGAGTTGACTGCAATCCATAAACTTGGTTATATGCGATATCATGGTGATCAATTAATTGTTGAGCCGTTGGAAAAATATCGTGGAATTTTGAAAATGATTGAAATACAAGGAGGAAAACCTGAAGATATAGTTGTTTTTGGTGATGGACATAATGATATTTCAATGATGCGACAAGCACCTATTTCAATTGCAATGGGAAATGCAATTGATGAGGTAAAAGAAGTAGCTACATATATAACTAAATCTAATCAAGAAGATGGGATTGAATATGCTTGTAAACATTTTGGATGGATAGATTAG
- a CDS encoding amino acid ABC transporter ATP-binding protein, producing the protein MIKVEHITKKFNDLKAVNDVSLEIRKGEIVCLIGPSGSGKSTVLRCINGLEIPEEGTVFINEQPLNAKNPQAFKELRSKMGFVFQHFNLFPHKTVLENLTLAPIQVLGMEQEAANQKALELLKRVGLSDKKDVYPNKLSGGQKQRVAIARALCLGPEVMLFDEPTSALDPEMVIEVLEVMQELAKEGMTMVVVTHEMGFARTVGDRVIFLENGKIIEEAKSEDFFTHPKSERAKDFLSKVMH; encoded by the coding sequence GTGATTAAAGTTGAGCATATTACTAAAAAATTTAACGATTTAAAAGCAGTGAATGATGTCTCTTTAGAAATAAGAAAAGGAGAAATCGTTTGTTTGATTGGACCTAGTGGAAGTGGGAAAAGTACAGTGTTACGTTGTATTAATGGATTAGAAATTCCTGAAGAAGGAACTGTTTTCATAAATGAGCAGCCATTGAATGCTAAAAACCCTCAAGCATTTAAAGAACTTCGTAGCAAAATGGGATTTGTTTTTCAGCATTTTAATCTTTTTCCACATAAAACAGTTTTAGAAAATCTAACATTAGCTCCAATTCAGGTTTTGGGAATGGAACAAGAGGCAGCGAATCAAAAAGCATTAGAGCTGTTAAAACGAGTTGGATTGAGTGATAAAAAAGATGTTTATCCAAATAAATTATCGGGTGGGCAAAAACAGCGTGTTGCTATTGCTAGAGCACTATGTTTAGGACCGGAAGTGATGTTGTTTGATGAGCCGACTAGTGCGTTAGATCCTGAAATGGTTATCGAAGTATTGGAAGTAATGCAGGAATTAGCAAAAGAAGGAATGACAATGGTGGTAGTAACTCATGAAATGGGGTTTGCAAGAACAGTTGGAGATCGTGTGATTTTCTTAGAAAATGGAAAAATTATTGAAGAAGCAAAGTCGGAGGATTTCTTTACACATCCAAAATCAGAGCGTGCAAAAGATTTCTTAAGTAAGGTGATGCATTAA
- a CDS encoding PHP domain-containing protein — protein MKQQKWNIHTHTTRCGHATGLDIQYIQSAIEAGFTMLGFSEHLPYPEIRISGARMFYEQKDEYIATIRKLKQDYQDKIDIKVGYEVEYLKDHFNDLMNLKKECDYMILGQHFKYLIYDYDSYCSDEDVYVYAQ, from the coding sequence ATGAAGCAGCAAAAATGGAATATTCATACGCATACAACAAGATGTGGGCATGCAACTGGACTAGATATTCAATACATTCAAAGTGCAATTGAGGCTGGATTTACAATGTTAGGATTTAGCGAACATCTGCCTTATCCTGAAATACGGATTTCTGGGGCACGAATGTTTTATGAGCAAAAAGATGAATATATTGCAACGATAAGAAAATTAAAACAAGATTATCAAGATAAGATTGATATTAAAGTTGGCTATGAGGTTGAGTATTTAAAAGATCATTTTAATGATTTGATGAATTTGAAAAAAGAATGTGATTATATGATTTTGGGACAACATTTTAAATATTTAATTTATGACTATGACAGTTATTGTTCTGATGAGGATGTATATGTTTATGCACAGTAA